One window of Penaeus chinensis breed Huanghai No. 1 chromosome 1, ASM1920278v2, whole genome shotgun sequence genomic DNA carries:
- the LOC125029746 gene encoding extensin-like, whose protein sequence is MKEDHKKEALKATNLFEYNFNLQYFWVLNTSLKGPLACTILTSPPPLPASSPHNITPRRTSIIHHYITPAQNITSRTHHNEHRPCASPTLPLPPTLAFTLAHNPYPCPCPYPWPQPLPLASILTLTPNPYPWPTILTLGLNPYPWPTILTLGLNPYPWPQPLPLPTTLTLAPIPSPGPR, encoded by the exons ATGAAAGAGGATCATAA AAAAGAAGCCTTAAAAGCTACAAATTTATTCGAATATAATTTCAACCTTCAGTACTTCTGGGTTCTAAA CACGAGTCTCAAAGGGCCCCTCGCCTGCACCATACTGACGTCTCCACCACCTCTGCCAGCTTCATCACCGCACAACATCACTCCGAGAAGAACCTCCATCATTCACCACTACATTACTCCAGCTCAAAATATCACGAGCAGAACACACCATAACGAACATCGGCCCTG TGCCTCACCCACCTTGCCCTTGCCCCCAACCCTTGCCTTTACCCTTGCCCATAACCCTTACCCTTGCCCCTGTCCTTACCCTTGGCCTCAACCCTTACCCTTGGCCTcaatccttacccttacccccaaCCCTTACCCTTGGCCCACAATCCTTACCCTTGGCCTCAACCCTTACCCTTGGCCCACAATCCTTACCCTTGGCCTCAACCCTTACCCTTGGCCCCAACCCTTACCCTTGCCCACAACCCTTACCCTTGCCCCCATCCCTAGCCCCGGCCCACGATGA